In one window of Bos javanicus breed banteng chromosome 24, ARS-OSU_banteng_1.0, whole genome shotgun sequence DNA:
- the LOC133237682 gene encoding nucleoporin SEH1 isoform X12, with the protein MFVARSIAADHKDLIHDVSFDFHGRRMATCSSDQSVKVWDKSESGEWHCTASWKTHSGSVWRVTWAHPEFGQVLASCSFDRTAAVWEEIVGESNDKLRGQSHWVKRTTLVDSRTSVTDVKFAPKHMGLMLATCSADGIVRIYEAPDVMNLSQWSLQHEISCKLSCSCISWNPSSSRAHAPMIAVGSDDSSPNAMAKVQIFEYNENTRKYAKAETLLTVTDPVHDIAFAPNLGRSFHILAIATKDVRIFTLKPVRKELTSSGGPTKFEIHIVAQFDNHNSQVWRVSWNITGTVLASSGDDGCVRLWKANYMDNWKCTGILKGNGSPVNGSSQQGNSNPSVGSNIPSLQNSLNGSSAGRYFFPPLDSPRAGSRWSSYAQLLPPPPPPLVEHSCDADTASLQYPHPRRRSLSRPLNPLPENEGV; encoded by the exons GTCtgggataaaagtgaaagtggggaatGGCATTGCACTGCTAGCTGGAAg ACACACAGTGGATCTGTGTGGCGTGTGACATGGGCCCATCCTGAGTTTGGACAGGTTTTGGCTTCCTGTTCTTTTGACCGAACAGCTGCTGTCTGGGAAGAAATAGTAGGAGAATCAAATGATAAACTGCGCGGACAGAGCCACTGG gtcaaGAGGACAACGCTGGTGGACAGCAGAACGTCCGTTACCGATGTGAAATTTGCTCCTAAGCATATGGGTCTCATGTTAGCAACATGTTCAGCAGATGGGATAGTTAGAATCTACGAGGCTCCAGACGTCATGAATCTCAGCCAATGGTCTCTGCAGCATGAGATATCATGCAAACTCAGCTGTAGTTGTATTTCTTGGAACCCTTCAAG CTCTCGTGCTCATGCTCCCATGATTGCTGTAGGAAGTGATGACAGTAGTCCAAATGCAATGGCCAAGGTTCAGATTTTCGAATATAATGAAAACACCAG GAAatatgcaaaagctgaaactctccTGACTGTCACAGACCCTGTCCATGATATCGCTTTTGCTCCAAACTTGGGACGATCTTTCCACATTCTTGCCATAGCAACCAAAGACGTGAGAATTTTTACATTAAAGCCTGTGAG gAAAGAACTTACTTCCTCTGGTGGACCAACAAAATTTGAAATCCATATCGTGGCTCAGTTTGATAATCATAATTCTCAGGTCTGGCGAGTGAGTTGGAATATAACAGGAACAGTGCTGGCATCTTCAGGAGACGATGGCTGTGTGAGGTTGTGGAAAG CTAACTATATGGACAACTGGAAGTGTACTGGCATTCTGAAAGGTAATGGGAGCCCTGTCAATGGGAGTTCTCAGCAGGGAAACTCAAATCCGTCCGTAGGTTCAAATATCCCAAGTCTTCAGAATTCACTAAATGGATCTTCTGCTGGCAG GTATTTCTTTCCCCCTCTGGATTCCCCACGGGCTGGATCGAGATGGTCCAGTTATGCCcagctccttcctcctcctcctcctcctctggtaGAGCACTCTTGCGATGCTGACACTGCCAGTCTCCAGTATCCTCACCCTCGCAGACGATCTCTCTCTCGGCCTCTTAATCCCTTACCTGAGAATGAAGGGGTTTAA